The Coffea eugenioides isolate CCC68of chromosome 8, Ceug_1.0, whole genome shotgun sequence genome has a segment encoding these proteins:
- the LOC113779724 gene encoding E3 ubiquitin-protein ligase At1g63170 — MAVPLLGLHRKSQTSKFSFLMEPGDNVIHNANDHVIDIPSSSEASFTSPPHDRIAGGIQQQQQTDNQPSTSERLAAYQAALSSSRGASNARSSSFGRRSNGRGRNRSPLNSGKWIATELVLTMSQIIAAIVVMTLSRQEHPHAPLRVWVVGYASGCVAILPLLYWRYSHRNQGSERESSQSNQGMTQNDLSVGSSVTGTSDTDGRQRNGSDSQVAHNFGILNPRLKALVEYFKMALDCFFAVWFVVGNVWVFGGHSSSSEAPNLYRLCIVFLTFSCIGYAMPFILCATICCCLPCIIHVMGFREDATQSRGATSESINSLPTYKFKAKKKKSGNDKENSSGGVEGGIVAAGTEKERVISGEDAVCCICLAKYANNDELRELPCNHFFHKDCVDKWLKMNATCPLCKAEVGETILQSLTDAVAAR, encoded by the exons ATGGCTGTTCCCTTGCTGGGACTACATCGTAAAAGTCAAACCAGCAAGTTTTCTTTCCTAATGGAGCCAGGAGACAATGTTATCCATAATGCTAATGATCACGTTATTGACATACCAAGCAGCAGTGAAGCATCCTTCACTAGCCCACCACATGATCGTATAGCGGGTGGCatacagcagcagcagcagacTGATAATCAGCCGTCTACCAGTGAAAGGCTTGCTGCATATCAAGCTGCACTTTCTTCTTCCAGAGGAGCATCAAACGCACGGAGCTCATCATTTGGTCGTAGGTCAAATGGACGTGGACGCAATAGGAGTCCATTAAATTCTGGGAAGTGGATAGCTACCGAATTAGTATTAACGATGAGCCAAATAATTGCAGCTATTGTTGTAATGACTTTATCGAGGCAAGAGCATCCACATGCACCATTGCGTGTTTGGGTTGTTGGTTATGCATCTGGCTGTGTAGCCATCCTCCCTCTTCTTTATTGGCGCTATAGTCATCGAAATCAAGGTTCTGAAAGGGAGTCTTCTCAGTCCAATCAAGGCATGACTCAGAATGACCTTTCTGTAGGATCTTCTGTGACTGGGACTTCAGATACTGATGGTCGTCAGAGAAATGGTTCGGACTCTCAAGTTGCCCATAATTTTGGTATATTAAATCCAAG GCTTAAGGCCCTTGTAGAATATTTCAAGATGGCTTTGGATTGCTTCTTTGCAGTTTGGTTTGTGGTTGGCAATGTGTGGGTTTTTGGAGGTCACTCATCCTCCTCTGAGGCTCCCAATTTGTATAG GTTGTGCATAGTTTTTCTTACATTCAGTTGTATCGGCTATGCTATGCCATTTATTCTCTGTGCGACAATCTGCTGCTGCCTCCCCTGCATTATACACGTCATGGGCTTTAGAGAAGATGCCACTCAAAGCAGAGGAGCCACATCAGAATCGATTAATTCTCTGCCAACGTACAAATTTAAggcaaagaagaagaaaagtggCAATGACAAAGAGAATAGCTCAGGAGGGGTTGAAGGTGGAATTGTGGCTGCAGGAACGGAGAAGGAGCGTGTGATATCTGGAGAAGATGCT GTTTGTTGTATTTGTTTGGCTAAGTATGCGAATAATGATGAGCTCAGGGAATTGCCATGTAATCATTTCTTTCACAAAGACTGCGTGGATAAATGGCTTAAAATGAATGCCACATGTCCACTGTGCAAAGCTGAGGTTGGTGAGACCATTTTACAATCTCTTACTGATGCGGTGGCCGCGCGGTGA
- the LOC113779814 gene encoding uncharacterized protein LOC113779814, producing MSNQLVSQQFQFPDGQMVHMDHLPEKADSLTGDMQKNFVGHVSSSPMPLHFTVTSEQMGTAELMPKSSAFQNVMVSTNQIGQIEPKGRILGFGASEGMLNNLGSQTAFLPSKRKAEMEAKTNVGPQNVGMPNKRTMQIGISPNSPQLLQPLSPNKKSMQMQSKVGPSVKQTLPASNKKMVRNDSTSNRTASHRVQTPKSRTVQNESSSKVQTESFGAVRSKMREQLAAALFLASQNPEKTPNTANNHADVSVNHETATDSQSNGSELVASGAPQQKHEGSHESFALGESALLGKFDDAQGIPTKLPTSESTGHPTLLPDDDVSFGDNFFVKDELLQGNGLSWALDLDMQVIEEKEKPCTDKTKDLHAEGGATASEQVKSPEKLASEIEAELFKLFGGVNKKYKEKGRSLLFNLKDRNNPDLRERVMSGEITPDRLCSMTAEELASKELSEWRMAKAEELAQMVVLPDTDLRRRLVKTHKGEHQVEMEDDGISVDVSGGSSSPSQAPSKSTETRSPELDDTNDKEKTASQKNASENQDPSSSFIIPSDGSDLMQGMMVDELKDVEFLPPIISLDEFMESLNSEPPFENLQVGAGRSTPRSDKDHTETDNEVGGSDSTSKDHGDTPDKADDAVRKDAAVESEKRKESPVAQNITHPASNASTVEHTWEGALQLSTSSSVKTFGVFVSGEKTSVTEWPSSLEVKGRVRLDAFEKFIKDLPNSRSRAVMVMHFVLKDNLAESERANLSEAIESYVSDDRLGFAEPANGAELYLCPTKGRVVDMLSHYLSKDRTDIFNSSDNGLIGVIVWRKVQLSSTLSPNSSSHQKHTSLKRQHFTSRRQQEKDSNVNVNMMNKATPTSSHNRPPSHGVIPLPSDDDDSDIPPGFGPPAGGRDDDDLPEFNFSGNVNPRPTSSQNLHQGARMAARPVDQIRELIHKYGQTEASASASAGASNNRWLGNRVSDVGLGIEPWNDDDDDDDDDDDMPEWRPQAPYQQRQPRQPGHGFHQPLQPTYGSQTGLPTPHLQQQQQQQLNPAMVPSQAPATWHQGAHRWVEPPVNPGNVPGGGQYYRMPGVRSGQRQDSTRSRGY from the exons ATGTCCAACCAACTTGTTTCCCAGCAGTTCCAATTTCCAGATGGGCAGATGGTACACATGGATCATTTACCTGAGAAAGCAGATTCATTGACAGGAGACATGCAAAAGAATTTTGTGGGGCATGTGTCCAGCAGTCCTATGCCGCTTCATTTTACGGTAACAAGCGAGCAAATGGGAACAGCTGAACTAATGCCCAAAAGTTCTGCATTCCAAAATGTAATGGTATCTACCAACCAAATTGGACAAATTGAACCAAAAGGACGGATTCTAGGGTTTGGAGCTAGTGAAGGCATGCTGAATAATCTAGGTTCCCAAACGGCTTTTCTGCCAAGCAAAAGGAAGGCTGAGATGGAAGCCAAAACAAATGTTGGCCCTCAGAATGTGGGAATGCCAAATAAGCGTACCATGCAGATAGGAATTTCGCCCAATTCACCCCAGTTGTTGCAGCCGTTATCTCCTAATAAAAAATCCATGCAGATGCAGTCTAAAGTAGGCCCTTCTGTCAAGCAAACTCTGCCTGCATCAAACAAGAAAATGGTAAGAAATGATTCCACATCCAATAGAACAGCCTCGCACCGGGTGCAGACTCCAAAAAGTCGAACTGTGCAAAATGAGTCATCCTCCAAAGTGCAGACTGAATCATTTGGAGCAGTGAGGTCCAAAATGAGGGAACAATTAGCTGCTGCACTTTTTTTGGCATCTCAAAACCCAGAAAAAACTCCAAATACAGCAAATAATCATGCTGATGTGAGTGTTAATCACGAAACTGCAACTGATTCTCAGTCTAATGGATCTGAATTGGTTGCTTCTGGTGCACCTCAACAAAAACATGAAGGCTCCCATGAATCTTTTGCTTTGGGAGAGTCTGCTTTGCTTGGTAAATTTGATGATGCTCAAGGAATTCCTACTAAGCTTCCTACTAGTGAATCCACTGGACACCCTACTCTTTTGCCTGATGATGATGTTTCATTCGGTGACAATTTCTTTGTTAAAGATGAACTTTTGCAGGGTAATGGGCTTTCTTGGGCCTTAGATCTTGATATGCAAGTaatagaagagaaagaaaagcctTGCACCGATAAAACCAAGGATTTACATGCTGAAGGAGGTGCAACAGCAAGTGAGCAAGTCAAATCTCCAGAGAAGTTAGCTTCTGAAATTGAAGCTGAATTGTTTAAGTTGTTTGGTGGTGTAAACAAGAAGTACAAAGAAAAGGGAAGGTCTCTTCTTTTTAATTTGAAAGATCGTAATAATCCAGATCTCAGAGAAAGAGTCATGTCTGGCGAAATTACCCCTGACAGACTCTGTTCAATGACTGCTGAAGAACTTGCTTCAAAGGAGCTCTCAGAGTGGCGGATGGCAAAAGCAGAGGAGCTTGCTCAAATGGTAGTTTTGCCTGATACAGATCTTAGAAGACGATTGGTTAAGACTCATAAGGGTGAGCATCAAGTGGAAATGGAGGATGATGGTATTTCGGTAGATGTCTCTGGCGGATCTTCTTCACCTTCACAGGCTCCATCTAAAAGCACGGAAACTCGTTCTCCTGAATTAGATGATACGAATGACAAAGAAAAAACTGCAAGTCAGAAGAATGCTTCAGAAAACCAGGATCCCTCAAGTAGCTTTATTATTCCAAGTGACGGAAGTGATTTGATGCAAGGAATGATGGTGGATGAATTGAAAGATGTGGAATTTCTTCCCCCAATCATTTCTTTAGACGAATTCATGGAATCCCTTAATTCCGAGCCTCCATTTGAGAATCTACAAGTTGGTGCTGGGCGGTCAACACCTCGCTCAGACAAGGATCACACTGAAACTGATAATGAAGTTGGAGGTTCTGATTCAACATCCAAAGATCACGGGGATACCCCTGATAAGGCTGATGATGCTGTCAGGAAAGATGCTGCAGTTGAGTCGGAGAAACGTAAAGAAAGTCCTGTTGCACAGAATATTACCCATCCTGCTAGTAATGCATCAACAGTTGAACATACTTGGGAAGGTGCACTGCAGCTAAGTACATCATCAAGTGTCAAAACGTTTGGCGTTTTCGTAAG TGGTGAGAAAACATCAGTAACAGAGTGGCCAAGCTCCCTGGAGGTCAAGGGCAGAGTCAGACTTGATGCATTCGAGAAGTTCATTAAAGACCTTCCTAACTCACGATCACGTGCAGTCATG GTTATGCATTTTGTACTGAAGGACAACTTGGCTGAAAGTGAGCGGGCCAACCTAAGTGAG GCAATTGAATCATATGTCTCGGATGATAGGCTGGGTTTTGCAGAGCCAGCCAATGGTGCGGAACTCTATTTGTGCCCAACAAAAGGAAGAGTAGTTGATATGCTAAGCCACTACCTCTCAAAGGACCGCACTGACATCTTTAACTCTTCCGATAATGGTCTAATTGGAGTTATTGTATGGAGAAAAGTTCAATTAAGTTCGACATTATCACCTAATTCGTCATCACACCAGAAACATACTAGTTTGAAAAGACAACATTTTACATCTAGGCGACAGCAAGAAAAAGATTCTAATGTAAACGTGAATATGATGAACAAAGCAACACCGACTTCTTCCCATAATAGACCTCCTTCCCATGGTGTAATCCCACTACCttctgatgatgatgatagTGATATACCACCTGGCTTTGGCCCGCCTGCTGGTGGCCGGGATGATGATGATTTGCCTGAGTTTAACTTCTCTGGAAACGTTAATCCCAGGCCTACTTCATCCCAGAACCTCCATCAGGGGGCAAGGATGGCTGCTCGGCCTGTGGACCAAATTAGGGAACTAATACACAAGTATGGACAAACTGAAGCAAGTGCTAGTGCTAGTGCTGGTGCCAGTAATAATAGGTGGTTAGGCAATAGAGTTTCGGATGTTGGTCTTGGAATTGAACCGTggaatgatgatgatgatgatgatgatgatgatgatgatatgCCTGAATGGCGCCCACAAGCGCCCTATCAGCAACGTCAGCCCCGTCAACCTGGTCATGGCTTTCATCAGCCGCTGCAACCCACCTATGGTAGCCAAACTGGTCTGCCAACACCACAtctgcagcagcagcagcagcagcagctgaATCCAGCAATGGTGCCTTCTCAAGCCCCTGCTACTTGGCATCAGGGTGCCCACAGGTGGGTCGAGCCTCCTGTCAACCCCGGAAACGTGCCAGGTGGAGGCCAGTACTACAGGATGCCTGGGGTCCGATCTGGACAGCGACAAGATAGTACGAGAAGTAGGGGTTACTAg
- the LOC113781657 gene encoding dnaJ homolog subfamily B member 1 isoform X2 codes for MGVDYYNILKVGRNATEDDVKKAYRRLAMKWHPDKNPTNKKEAEAKFKQISEAYEVLSDPQKRQTYDQYGEEGLKDMPPQGSGGGFQNGFNPRNAEDIFAEFFGSSPFGFGSAGGPFGGFGGGDNIFRTYSDGTGASMPKKPPPVESKLNCSLGELYTGSTRKMKISRTVVDVNGRMSTETEILSIEVKPGWKRGTKITFPDKGNEQFNQLPADLVFVIEEKPHNVYKRDGNDLIMKYTVTLAEALGGTTVNITTLDGRELSIPVNDIISPGYELVVDKEGMPIAKEPRNKGDLTINFEVKFPTKMTTEQRAAIKRALGG; via the exons atggGGGTGGATTATTACAACATATTGAAGGTGGGGAGAAATGCAACAGAGGATGATGTGAAAAAAGCATATAGAAGATTGGCAATGAAATGGCATCCAGACAAAAACCCCACCAACAAGAAGGAAGCTGAGGCCAAGTTCAAGCAAATCTCCGAGGCTTATGAA GTCTTGAGCGATCCACAGAAGAGACAAACCTATGATCAATATGGTGAAGAAGGTTTGAAAGACATGCCTCCACAAGGTTCAGGAGGTGGATTCCAAAATGGGTTCAATCCAAGAAATGCAGAAGATATCTTCGCGGAGTTTTTTGGGAGCAGTCCCTTTGGATTTGGATCAGCCG GAGGGCCATTCGGAGGATTTGGTGGAGGTGATAACATTTTCCGAACCTACAGTGATGGAACTGGTGCCTCCATGCCAAAGAAACCACCACCAGTAGAAAGTAAATTAAATTGCAGCCTTGGGGAGCTCTATACAGGATCAACTAGGAAAATGAAGATATCTAGAACAGTGGTTGACGTGAATGG GAGGATGTCAACAGAGACAGAGATTCTATCCATTGAAGTAAAGCCCGGATGGAAGAGGGGAACAAAGATAACATTTCCTGATAAAGGGAATGAGCAGTTCAACCAGCTTCCTGCAGATCTTGTATTTGTGATTGAAGAGAAGCCTCATAACGTATACAAGAGAGATGGTAACGATCTCATCATGAAATATACGGTGACACTAGCTGAAGCATTAGGAGGAACAACAGTAAACATCACAACGCTGGATGGACGCGAATTGTCAATCCCGGTGAATGACATTATCAGTCCTGGTTATGAACTTGTGGTTGATAAAGAGGGAATGCCTATTGCGAAGGAGCCCCGTAATAAAGGTGATTTGACGATCAACTTTGAAGTTAAGTTTCCAACAAAAATGACAACTGAGCAAAGAGCAGCTATCAAACGTGCTTTAGGAGGTTAA
- the LOC113781657 gene encoding dnaJ homolog subfamily B member 1 isoform X1 — MGVDYYNILKVGRNATEDDVKKAYRRLAMKWHPDKNPTNKKEAEAKFKQISEAYEVLSDPQKRQTYDQYGEEGLKDMPPQGSGGGFQNGFNPRNAEDIFAEFFGSSPFGFGSAGPGRSMRFQSDGGGPFGGFGGGDNIFRTYSDGTGASMPKKPPPVESKLNCSLGELYTGSTRKMKISRTVVDVNGRMSTETEILSIEVKPGWKRGTKITFPDKGNEQFNQLPADLVFVIEEKPHNVYKRDGNDLIMKYTVTLAEALGGTTVNITTLDGRELSIPVNDIISPGYELVVDKEGMPIAKEPRNKGDLTINFEVKFPTKMTTEQRAAIKRALGG, encoded by the exons atggGGGTGGATTATTACAACATATTGAAGGTGGGGAGAAATGCAACAGAGGATGATGTGAAAAAAGCATATAGAAGATTGGCAATGAAATGGCATCCAGACAAAAACCCCACCAACAAGAAGGAAGCTGAGGCCAAGTTCAAGCAAATCTCCGAGGCTTATGAA GTCTTGAGCGATCCACAGAAGAGACAAACCTATGATCAATATGGTGAAGAAGGTTTGAAAGACATGCCTCCACAAGGTTCAGGAGGTGGATTCCAAAATGGGTTCAATCCAAGAAATGCAGAAGATATCTTCGCGGAGTTTTTTGGGAGCAGTCCCTTTGGATTTGGATCAGCCGGTCCTGGCAGGTCCATGAGGTTTCAATCTGATGGAGGAGGGCCATTCGGAGGATTTGGTGGAGGTGATAACATTTTCCGAACCTACAGTGATGGAACTGGTGCCTCCATGCCAAAGAAACCACCACCAGTAGAAAGTAAATTAAATTGCAGCCTTGGGGAGCTCTATACAGGATCAACTAGGAAAATGAAGATATCTAGAACAGTGGTTGACGTGAATGG GAGGATGTCAACAGAGACAGAGATTCTATCCATTGAAGTAAAGCCCGGATGGAAGAGGGGAACAAAGATAACATTTCCTGATAAAGGGAATGAGCAGTTCAACCAGCTTCCTGCAGATCTTGTATTTGTGATTGAAGAGAAGCCTCATAACGTATACAAGAGAGATGGTAACGATCTCATCATGAAATATACGGTGACACTAGCTGAAGCATTAGGAGGAACAACAGTAAACATCACAACGCTGGATGGACGCGAATTGTCAATCCCGGTGAATGACATTATCAGTCCTGGTTATGAACTTGTGGTTGATAAAGAGGGAATGCCTATTGCGAAGGAGCCCCGTAATAAAGGTGATTTGACGATCAACTTTGAAGTTAAGTTTCCAACAAAAATGACAACTGAGCAAAGAGCAGCTATCAAACGTGCTTTAGGAGGTTAA
- the LOC113781227 gene encoding pentatricopeptide repeat-containing protein At1g62680, mitochondrial-like, with amino-acid sequence MKRFGPCPNALTYNCLLNGMVKIGRLKNGIFVAEEMCKSGFLPSFSCLSNLLKRLILFGNLVDSLTVLEMLLRLSYVPTEPTLNTLVLGLSKAGMVREAYFVFSVLLDKGLVRGAYNFNPVLWAFSKLNGCRSAVAFFCFLQKKGFVHNVCSYTALIYGFCKDGLWDDAFRCFAKMEADGCKPNVISYTVVVKFLCDNGKVDEALSLLGVMEKKGCNPDLVTYNIVLRELCHHNKVVEIGELVRVVHQHGFSPDPYTHSALAGGMLRRRRTDIANKILLDIIPRSCSVDVVVYNIYIHTLCCNERSEEALSKMMCMTELGFKPTHVSHNTILKGMCKEKNIYEALTFFGQIDWSRNGPDLISFNTILSAACKQHKSTIISRILYQMKYAGVKLDIFSYTSLIQYYCKVGKVQDCLKLLDSIMTNGPSPTTVTLNTLLSGLCRNQLVGLAQRVFKYLKSFGVSPDITTYNILICALIREGEYLSVYHLSADIYSQRLKMDVITYKSMIFVLCKEGKISSALELRDQMLKSGIAPDISVYNAIMKAMFRRGKVWEIILLLKEISVEGCELNAASFEILKCTVMKGHREGFPKAAKLLKLVMHSKRWSENQVPHGEIPG; translated from the coding sequence ATGAAAAGGTTTGGGCCATGTCCTAATGCGTTGACTTATAATTGTCTCTTGAATGGGATGGTCAAAATTGGGAGGTTGAAAAATGGGATTTTTGTAGCAGAAGAAATGTGTAAAAGTGGGTTCTTGCCATCATTTAGCTGTTTATCGAATTTGTTGAAGAGATTAATTCTGTTTGGTAATTTAGTCGATTCGTTAACCGTGTTGGAAATGTTGTTGAGGTTGAGTTATGTTCCTACCGAACCCACGTTGAATACGTTGGTTCTTGGTCTAAGTAAAGCTGGGATGGTTAGGGAGGCGTATTTTGTGTTCTCAGTTCTGCTGGATAAGGGGTTAGTACGAGGTGCTTATAATTTTAATCCTGTACTGTGGGCTTTCTCCAAGTTGAATGGTTGTCGTAGTGCAGTggcatttttctgttttcttcaaAAGAAGGGATTTGTACATAATGTGTGTTCATATACAGCTTTAATTTATGGATTTTGCAAGGATGGTTTATGGGATGATGCTTTTCGTTGTTTCGCTAAAATGGAAGCTGATGGCTGTAAGCCTAATGTGATTTCTTATACTGTAGTTGTTAAGTTTTTGTGTGACAATGGTAAGGTTGATGAAGCATTAAGCCTTTTGGGAGtaatggaaaagaaaggatGTAACCCAGACCTAGTTACTTACAATATTGTTCTCAGAGAACTTTGTCATCACAATAAAGTCGTTGAAATCGGTGAACTTGTTCGAGTTGTTCATCAACACGGATTTTCTCCTGATCCATATACCCATTCTGCATTGGCAGGAGGCATGTTGAGAAGGAGGAGAACTGACATCGCCAACAAAATTTTGCTTGACATTATTCCTAGGAGTTGCTCTGTTGATGTTGTggtatataatatatatatccATACTTTGTGTTGCAATGAAAGATCAGAAGAAGCATTGTCCAAGATGATGTGCATGACGGAATTAGGTTTTAAACCTACTCACGTATCACATAATACAATTTTGAAAGGAATGTGCAAAGAGAAAAATATTTATGAAGCTTTGACTTTTTTTGGCCAGATTGATTGGTCCAGAAATGGGCCTGACTTGATCTCATTTAACACAATCCTGTCTGCAGCATGTAAACAGCACAAGTCCACAATCATTTCCAGGATCTTGTACCAAATGAAATATGCAGGTGTCAAGCTTGATATTTTCAGTTATACTTCTCTAATTCAGTACTACTGTAAGGTTGGTAAGGTCCAAGATTGCTTAAAGCTTTTGGACTCTATAATGACCAATGGTCCTAGTCCAACTACAGTGACTTTGAACACACTTTTGAGTGGTCTTTGTAGAAACCAATTGGTCGGATTGGCACAGAGAGTGTTCAAGTATTTAAAGAGCTTTGGAGTTTCACCTGATATTACCACCTATAATATCCTGATTTGTGCTCTGATAAGGGAAGGCGAGTATTTGTCAGTGTATCATCTGTCAGCAGATATTTACAGCCAGAGATTGAAGATGGATGTAATAACCTATAAATCTATGATTTTTGTCCTTTGTAAAGAGGGAAAGATATCCTCTGCTCTCGAGCTTAGGGATCAAATGCTCAAGAGTGGGATTGCTCCAGATATTAGTGTTTATAATGCCATAATGAAGGCAATGTTCAGGAGAGGAAAAGTGTGGGAGATTATCTTATTACTGAAGGAGATATCAGTGGAAGGGTGTGAGCTAAATGCTgcttcttttgaaattttgaaatgcaCTGTGATGAAAGGTCACAGGGAGGGCTTTCCTAAGGCTGCAAAACTTTTAAAACTTGTCATGCACAGCAAGCGGTGGAGTGAGAATCAGGTACCTCATGGAGAGATTCCAGGATAA
- the LOC113780957 gene encoding polyadenylate-binding protein-interacting protein 6-like, producing the protein MKAGASTLNPYAESYVPLSKRRGADERNDFKFPGVQAKRGSESAVLGPRHWDPTILAPQIYDSHYSDAFYAAENTKLKGYSNPGFHGSSSYSPAETAEKATFEEESDIDLAYLQMTFPSVSEESLADAYKANNYDLDATIDMLTHLEAYPVDSKLPDTLDIGDVPESGGAGELLKLKDVNTEGGASSSGLSGMAPAV; encoded by the exons ATGAAGGCAGGAGCATCTACTTTGAATCCTTATGCGGAATCATATGTGCCACTATCTAAAAGGAGGGGAGCTGATGAAAGaaatgattttaaatttccagGAGTACAGGCAAAGAGGGGAAGTGAGTCTGCTGTATTGGGACCTCGACATTGGGATCCTACAATACTAGCTCCTCAAATCTATGACAGCCATTATAGTGATGCTTTCTATGCTGCTGAGAATACCAAACTGAAAGGTTATTCTAACCCTGGATTTCATGGTTCTTCATCATACAGTCCGGCTGAGACAGCAGAGAAGGCAACCTTCGAGGAGGAGTCTGACATTGATTTGGCGTATCTTCAGATGACATTTCCTAGTGTATCAGAAGAGTCTCTTGCTGACGCCTATAAGGCGAACAATTATGACCTTGATGCCACAATTGACATGTTGACCCACCTTGAG GCCTATCCTGTTGATTCTAAGCTTCCTGACACACTGGACATTGGTGATGTGCCAGAATCTGGGGGTGCTGGGGAACTCCTGAAACTGAAGGATGTGAACACTGAAGGTGGTGCTTCATCATCTGGTTTATCAGGCATGGCCCCTGCCGTTTAG